In the Populus trichocarpa isolate Nisqually-1 chromosome 1, P.trichocarpa_v4.1, whole genome shotgun sequence genome, one interval contains:
- the LOC7465134 gene encoding monofunctional riboflavin biosynthesis protein RIBA 3, chloroplastic, with amino-acid sequence MDCASLYTDLLFPHMVTSSSFRRLLETPRGIGIGADLFKHRLLSPTCWAIGGGSASDESFLKRSENGSLLGAFDESASAPFLTLDAEITPETIDFFVSDAEGDPDCPTEGYSSIEQALNTLREGKFVIVVDDENGDIEGNLIMAASLTSPQHVSFLIKNGSGIVSVGMKEEDLERLKLPLMSPETENEDSSAPTFTITVDAKSGTCTGVSASDRAKTVLALSSPETKPEDFRRPGHVFPLKYRNGGVLRRAGHTEASVDLVMLAGLPPVSVLSAIIDPEDGSIASLADIRKLAMEHNIPIVSITDLIRYRRKREYLVERSAISRLPTKWGLFEAYCYRSKLEGTEHVAIVKGNIGDGQDVLVRVHSECLTGDIFGSARCDCGNQLDLAMQLIEQAGRGIVVYLRGHEGRGIGLGHKLRAYNLQDQGHDTVQANIELGLAVDAREYGIGAQILRDIGVRTMRLMTNNPAKFTGLKGYGLAVIGRVPVFTPITEENKRYLETKRTKMGHVYGSDIRGPLAGFINPTESSTGSPEEE; translated from the exons ATGGACTGTGCCAGCTTATACACTGACCTCTTGTTTCCCCACATGGTCACGAGTTCAAG CTTTCGGAGACTTTTAGAGACTCCTCGTGGTATAGGAATAGGAGCAGACCTGTTCAAACACAGGCTGTTGAGTCCCACATGTTGGGCTATTGGGGGTGGAAGTGCGTCTGATGAGAGTTTTTTGAAGCGTAGTGAAAATGGGTCTCTGTTGGGAGCTTTTGATGAGTCTGCTTCAGCACCATTTCTGACACTTGATGCTGAAATTACTCCTGAAACCATTGATTTCTTCGTCAGTGATGCAGAGGGCGATCCTGACTGCCCAACCGAAGGGTACTCTTCAATTGAGCAGGCACTCAATACTTTACGTGAGGGAAAG TTTGTAATTGTTGTAGACGATGAAAATGGGGATATTGAAGGAAACCTTATCATGGCAGCATCTCTTACAAGTCCTCAGCATGTGTCATTTCTGATTAAGAATGGATCAGGAATTGTTTCGGTAGGCATGAAAGAGGAGGATCTTGAAAGACTTAAGCTTCCTCTGATGTCACCAGAGACAGAGAACGAAGATTCATCTGCCCCCACTTTCACAATCACTGTG GATGCAAAATCTGGAACATGTACTGGAGTATCAGCATCAGACAGGGCTAAGACTGTTCTTGCTCTTTCTTCTCCTGAGACCAAGCCTGAAGATTTTAGAAGGCCAGGCCATGTGTTTCCACTCAAGTATCGCAACGGTGGGGTTTTAAGAAGAGCTGGTCATACAGAGGCTTCTGTAGATTTGGTGATGTTGGCTGGATTGCCACCAGTTTCTGTTCTTTCAGCAATTATTGATCCAGAAGACGGTTCTATAGCCTCTTTGGCTGATATAAGAAAGTTGGCAATGGAGCACAACATACCAATCGTATCAATAACTGATTTAATAAG GTACCGGAGGAAGAGAGAATATCTAGTAGAGAGGAGTGCTATTTCTCGTCTACCTACCAAATGGGGTCTATTTGAAGCTTACTGCTACCGCTCAAAGCTAGAAGGTACAGAACACGTAGCTATAGTCAAG gGAAATATTGGAGATGGACAGGATGTTTTAGTAAGAGTTCATTCAGAATGTTTGACAGGGGATATATTTGGATCAGCTCGTTGTGACTGTGGCAATCAGTTGGATTTGGCAATGCAGTTAATTGAGCAAGCTGGTAGAGGGATCGTTGTTTATCTTCGAGGCCATGAAGGAAGAGGAATCGGCCTTGGTCACAAACTTCGAGCCTACAATTTGCAGGATCAAGGCCATGACACGGTCCAGGCTAACATTGAACTTGGATTAGCTGTTGATGCACGCGAGTATGGCATTGGCGCTCAG ATTCTAAGAGACATAGGGGTCCGAACGATGCGCCTGATGACCAACAACCCCGCCAAGTTCACTGGTTTGAAGGGATATGGCTTGGCTGTTATCGGTAGGGTTCCTGTCTTCACACCCATTACAGAGGAAAATAAGAGGTACTTGGAAACCAAGCGTACAAAGATGGGTCATGTTTATGGCTCTGATATACGAGGACCCTTGGCTGGATTCATCAACCCAACTGAAAGTAGCACAGGCTCACCGGAGGAAGAGTGA
- the LOC7465133 gene encoding uncharacterized protein LOC7465133: MEELSSMWGFEESFELKQKLVYTTIELDSLKVEANEGLRKHKEDVKQLINLLKIAYQERDEAKGQLQKLLNKLMLFSTSELLPILPQAQPESPLVIPAKANSSITESNSLSDTYNHQSHGSSPVESLIDAVTSPDFSSINMAESSHMGFVNKALVQEYDGSIPTGLVASAMAKIDPADIVIDNFVKGKVLPQRGKLLQAVMETGPLLQTLLLAGPLPRWRNPPPLQQFKIPVSFNGFETPNLTANSSCLAQQPFPSPSNIGLSRGSSQMCSASMLDFATCASGSGIGNGCLLSSGDMHQIPARKRQRFQ; this comes from the exons ATGGAGGAGTTGAGTTCTATGTGGGGTTTTGAAGAG AGCTTTGAATTGAAGCAGAAGCTGGTATACACCACCATTGAATTAGATTCACTGAAAGTTGAAGCAAATGAAGGACTGAGGAAGCACAAGGAGGATGTTAAGCAATTAATTAATCTCCTAAAGATTGCTTACCAAGAAAGAGACGAGGCCAAAGGTCAACTGCAAAAACTGCTCAACAAACTTATGCTTTTCAGTACTTCTGAATTACTGCCCATTCTTCCTCAAGCACAACCGGAAAGCCCCCTTGTGATTCCTGCTAAAGCAAATTCCAGTATAACTGAATCCAACAGTCTATCTGATACGTATAATCATCAATCACATGGCTCCTCCCCTGTGGAGTCCTTAATTGATGCAGTTACTTCACCAGATTTCTCCAGCATTAACATGGCAGAATCAAGTCACATGGGCTTTGTGAATAAGGCCTTGGTTCAAGAATATGATGGCTCTATACCAACAGGTTTAGTGGCTTCAGCAATGGCCAAGATTGATCCGGCCGATATtgtaattgataattttgtcaAAGGAAAAGTCTTACCACAGAGGGGAAAACTGTTGCAGGCTGTGATGGAGACTGGTCCTCTTCTTCAAACACTTCTTCTTGCAGGTCCACTTCCGCGGTGGAGAAATCCGCCTCCGCTGCAGCAGTTCAAGATTCCTGTTTCTTTTAACGGTTTTGAAACTCCAAACCTCACAGCAAATTCAAGCTGCCTTGCTCAACAACCATTTCCTTCCCCGTCAAATATTGGGTTGTCTCGTGGATCTTCCCAAATGTGTTCAGCTTCCATGTTAGATTTTGCTACTTGTGCTTCTGGTTCAGGTATAGGCAATGGATGTTTGTTAAGTTCTGGTGATATGCATCAAATTCCAGCTAGGAAGCGGCAAAGATTTCAATGA
- the LOC7485726 gene encoding aquaporin TIP1-2: MPITSIAFGSPAEAGQPDALRAALAEFISMLIFVFAGEGSGMAFNKLTDNGSSTPAGLVAASLAHAFALFVAVSVGANISGGHVNPAVTFGAFIGGHITFIRSLLYWVAQCLGSVVACLLLKLATGGQETSAFALSSGVGAWNAVVFEIVMTFGLVYTVYATAVDPKKGDIGIIAPIAIGFIVGANILAGGAFDGASMNPAVSFGPAVVSWTWDSHWVYWLGPFVGSAIAAIVYEVIFINPSTHEQLPSTDF, encoded by the exons ATGCCAATCACTAGCATTGCATTCGGATCTCCAGCAGAGGCTGGGCAACCTGATGCACTCAGGGCAGCTCTAGCTGAGTTCATTTCTAtgctcatttttgtttttgcagggGAAGGCTCTGGCATGGCTTTCA ATAAGCTTACCGATAATGGCTCCTCAACCCCGGCCGGGCTAGTAGCTGCATCGTTGGCTCACGCCTTTGCACTTTTTGTTGCGGTGTCAGTCGGTGCTAACATTTCTGGCGGGCATGTAAATCCTGCCGTTACATTCGGTGCCTTCATTGGTGGCCATATAACATTCATTAGAAGTCTTCTGTACTGGGTTGCCCAGTGCCTGGGATCTGTagttgcttgcttgcttcttAAGTTGGCAACTGGTGGACAG GAAACATCGGCCTTTGCTCTATCATCTGGAGTTGGTGCATGGAATGCAGTTGTTTTCGAGATTGTGATGACCTTCGGTTTGGTTTACACTGTGTATGCAACAGCTGTTGACCCAAAGAAGGGTGACATTGGGATAATTGCACCCATTGCTATTGGTTTCATTGTGGGTGCTAACATCTTAGCTGGTGGTGCTTTTGATGGCGCATCCATGAACCCGGCAGTCTCCTTTGGGCCAGCTGTTGTAAGTTGGACATGGGACAGCCACTGGGTCTACTGGCTTGGTCCATTCGTTGGGTCTGCCATTGCTGCCATTGTCTACGAGGTCATTTTCATTAACCCAAGCACACACGAACAGCTCCCCTCAACAGATTTTTAA
- the LOC7485725 gene encoding uncharacterized protein LOC7485725, which translates to MPAFSKLYLFAYNSLQAFGWAVSLFAILINFFSTHSLNGAYASAGDLICLLQTVSFLEVIHGALGVVPSGVLFPFMQWGGRTHFVLAIVRQIIEVQELPSVFITFVAWSMAEVIRYSHYALNCVGSCPSWITYLRYTAFIVLYPIGLAPGEMWTMYQALPFVKKKNLYADFFAAFPFSYYDFLRVVLLCYPFLWLNLYRYLLKQRRSKLGRHQETKKKK; encoded by the exons ATGCCTGCATTTTCGAAGCTCTATCTCTTCGCTTACAATTCCCTCCAGGCCTTTGGATG GGCAGTTTCTCTCTTTGCAATTCTGATTAACTTCTTTTCCACTCACTCACTCAATGGAGCCTATGCTTCTGCTGGAGACCTAATCT GTCTGTTGCAAACTGTTTCTTTCTTGGAAGTGATTCATGGAGCATTGG GCGTTGTCCCAAGTGGGGTGTTGTTCCCTTTTATGCAGTGGGGAGGAAGAACCCATTTTGTTCTGGCCATTGTTCGTCAAATCATTGAG GTCCAGGAATTACCATCAGTTTTTATAACTTTTGTTGCTTGGAGTATGGCCGAG GTAATTAGGTACTCACATTATGCTTTGAACTGCGTCGGAAGTTGCCCATCTTGGATAACATACCTCAG GTATACCGCGTTCATTGTGCTGTATCCTATAGGACTTGCTCCTGGTGAAA TGTGGACCATGTACCAAGCTCTTCcgtttgtaaagaagaagaatcTCTATGCAGATTTCTTTGCTGCTTTCCCTTTCAGCTATTATGATTTTCTCAGG GTTGTGCTTCTCTGCTATCCTTTCCTCTGGTTAAATCTTTACCGGTATTTGTTAAAGCAACGACGGTCAAAATTGGGTAGGCATCAAgagacaaagaagaagaagtga